From the Sphaerochaeta sp. genome, one window contains:
- a CDS encoding penicillin-binding protein 2: protein MENHTGRTYPASFHASQLVGFVDSQNNGLEGIEYTQNNLLSPTPQVGTEATTYGQDIMLTLDVDIQYLVDLQLQQIADTQHPDYAVGIVLDAKSGDILAMGSYPWYDASRISSSTETSRINHAVNYLYEPGSVFKVFSLASDMEIGQADLNTPFVCDGSYTFSGITINCHEPHGVVTPREMIAKSCNGAIAHWSMQTDPQAFYEKLCAFGFNGSYDIGLPSRSRARINDPSKWSLRSQATISFGQELSVTALHLAVAATAFANSGTVLLPHLILQRSDGTATGTQGTVRFERTVEQGATVTSPEVAKTILSYMQSATEEGGTAVKAAVPGVQVAAKTGTAQILNPQTNSYADGSVLASTLALVPADDPKYIIYIAAGNPKGDTIWGANIASPAVGEVIKGLVSQGKVISSLSRPLP, encoded by the coding sequence GTGGAAAACCATACCGGACGCACCTATCCGGCAAGCTTCCACGCTTCCCAGCTGGTCGGATTCGTCGACAGCCAGAACAATGGTTTGGAAGGAATTGAGTACACACAGAACAATCTGCTTTCCCCCACCCCCCAAGTCGGCACGGAGGCGACCACCTACGGACAGGACATCATGTTGACGCTGGACGTGGACATTCAATATCTGGTGGATCTCCAGTTGCAGCAGATCGCCGACACCCAGCACCCAGACTATGCCGTCGGCATCGTGCTGGACGCCAAGAGCGGGGACATCCTGGCCATGGGAAGCTATCCGTGGTATGACGCATCCCGCATCTCCTCCTCAACCGAGACGTCACGGATCAACCACGCGGTGAACTACCTGTACGAACCAGGCTCGGTGTTCAAGGTGTTCTCCCTGGCTTCCGACATGGAGATCGGACAGGCGGATCTCAACACGCCGTTTGTCTGCGACGGCAGCTACACGTTCTCCGGCATCACCATAAACTGCCATGAACCTCACGGCGTCGTCACCCCACGGGAGATGATCGCAAAGAGTTGCAACGGGGCGATCGCCCATTGGAGCATGCAGACCGACCCCCAGGCATTCTACGAAAAGCTTTGTGCATTTGGGTTTAACGGTTCGTACGACATTGGTCTTCCATCCCGAAGCCGAGCGCGCATCAACGATCCTTCCAAATGGTCGCTCCGCAGCCAGGCGACGATCAGCTTCGGGCAGGAGCTGTCCGTCACGGCGCTCCACCTGGCCGTCGCGGCCACGGCGTTCGCCAACAGCGGCACGGTACTGCTCCCCCATCTGATCCTCCAACGGAGTGATGGAACAGCAACCGGTACGCAAGGTACGGTCCGCTTTGAGCGCACGGTGGAACAGGGCGCAACCGTCACCTCTCCGGAAGTGGCCAAAACAATCCTCTCCTACATGCAGAGCGCCACCGAGGAAGGCGGAACGGCGGTGAAAGCTGCCGTCCCCGGAGTCCAGGTCGCGGCGAAGACCGGCACGGCGCAGATCCTCAACCCCCAGACCAACAGTTACGCCGACGGCTCGGTACTGGCATCCACGCTGGCGCTGGTCCCTGCGGACGATCCGAAGTACATCATCTACATCGCCGCGGGGAACCCCAAAGGGGACACCATCTGGGGTGCCAACATCGCCAGCCCGGCCGTCGGGGAGGTGATCAAAGGCCTGGTCAGCCAAGGGAAAGTGATCAGCTCTCTTTCCCGTCCGCTTCCTTGA
- a CDS encoding UDP-N-acetylglucosamine--N-acetylmuramyl-(pentapeptide) pyrophosphoryl-undecaprenol N-acetylglucosamine transferase: protein MGHVNPALAVHQVLKDEDGYSCLFLGSRRRAEREAVERQGLPFVPLFSGKLRRYFSLKNLTDIPLIILGFCQAWCVLLRYRPDVVFSKGGYVSVPVVAAAHLLRIPVVTHESDACPGLATKIISRCAKKVCVAFPEAGDGLPQEKVVVTGNPVRPELFLPPKVDMKRRLGTDKPLLLVLGGSQGAREINELVWDNLDELTGMAFIYHQCGQGQWKPLRHDGYRAVPYIGEELNDLYHAADLVVSRSGAGAVGEICHYGKPSLLVPLSTASSRGDQVRNAERMERLGAAVVYHPGDDFPKMVHSLLEDGEKRSKLGTKARACATDDAAASLARVIRECMYTQEKRP from the coding sequence ATGGGACATGTCAACCCGGCGTTGGCTGTCCACCAGGTGCTGAAGGACGAGGATGGATACTCCTGCCTGTTTCTGGGAAGCCGCCGAAGGGCGGAACGGGAAGCGGTGGAGCGGCAGGGACTTCCGTTCGTACCCCTGTTCAGCGGGAAACTCCGCAGGTATTTCTCCCTGAAGAATCTCACCGACATTCCGTTGATCATCCTGGGGTTCTGCCAGGCATGGTGCGTGCTTCTGCGTTACCGGCCTGATGTGGTGTTTTCCAAGGGCGGGTACGTAAGCGTTCCCGTCGTAGCCGCGGCGCATCTGTTGCGGATTCCGGTGGTCACCCATGAGTCCGACGCCTGTCCCGGCCTGGCTACCAAAATCATCAGCCGCTGCGCGAAGAAGGTGTGCGTGGCGTTCCCCGAGGCCGGGGATGGGTTGCCACAGGAGAAGGTGGTGGTGACGGGAAACCCGGTGCGTCCTGAGTTGTTTCTTCCTCCCAAGGTGGATATGAAACGGAGGTTGGGGACGGACAAGCCGCTCTTGCTGGTGCTGGGCGGCAGCCAGGGGGCGCGGGAGATCAACGAACTGGTATGGGACAATCTGGACGAACTGACCGGCATGGCATTCATCTATCATCAGTGCGGGCAAGGGCAGTGGAAACCGCTTCGTCATGACGGCTACCGTGCCGTACCGTACATCGGGGAGGAGCTGAACGACCTGTATCATGCCGCCGACCTGGTCGTTTCCCGAAGCGGGGCCGGCGCGGTGGGGGAGATCTGCCACTATGGCAAGCCATCCCTGCTTGTCCCCCTGTCCACTGCATCCAGCCGTGGGGACCAGGTGCGCAACGCAGAGCGAATGGAACGTCTGGGGGCTGCGGTGGTGTACCATCCCGGGGATGATTTTCCAAAAATGGTGCATTCCCTGTTGGAAGATGGGGAAAAACGGAGTAAGCTTGGAACCAAGGCACGCGCATGTGCGACGGATGACGCTGCGGCGTCTCTTGCCCGCGTAATCAGGGAATGCATGTACACACAGGAGAAAAGACCATGA
- a CDS encoding M23 family metallopeptidase, which yields MGRDSYDDMQERNDGNKTAWQPKGNNRVRVIAIVLSIGISALLLILWWNSLYPAEKNQSSGTTTAEQAVVTPVPPASPTVEVVSEAPVVQAPQQLVQPAAPAASAAQPVPSSTTAVSLSDTRKRGASKNSVQYLDHVVADGEDLTSIAAQYGLKTQTIISVNQVRNVNAIKPGKTLRIPDRDGQLYEVKSGDMLSTIARTYHMGWKTLMEVNALTSEIIRPGQTLFIPDVTQPGSTDAEISTVSFQKPAQGSIVGAFGQPSVDPSDEGSLDGVLIQGSAGTAVYAAADGDVVDAGYEQKGRGRFVVISHADGYRTNYAHLENVDVKSGVKVAKGQVIGSMGSSGTEFIEPTLYFAIEQNGISLNPADFF from the coding sequence ATGGGAAGAGACAGCTACGATGACATGCAGGAACGAAACGACGGCAACAAAACCGCCTGGCAACCCAAGGGGAACAACCGGGTCCGCGTCATTGCCATTGTGCTGAGTATCGGCATTTCCGCCTTGTTGCTGATTCTCTGGTGGAATTCGTTGTATCCCGCTGAAAAAAACCAATCATCCGGCACCACCACGGCGGAGCAGGCGGTTGTCACACCGGTTCCTCCGGCAAGCCCCACCGTCGAGGTGGTCTCTGAAGCGCCTGTGGTGCAAGCACCCCAACAACTGGTACAGCCAGCAGCGCCTGCGGCGAGCGCGGCGCAACCCGTACCTTCTTCCACGACCGCAGTCAGTCTTTCCGACACAAGGAAGCGTGGCGCTTCGAAGAACAGTGTTCAGTATCTCGATCATGTGGTGGCTGATGGCGAGGACCTGACATCCATCGCTGCACAATATGGGCTGAAGACCCAGACGATCATCTCGGTCAACCAGGTGAGGAACGTCAATGCCATCAAACCGGGGAAGACCCTGAGGATTCCTGACCGTGACGGACAATTATATGAAGTGAAAAGCGGAGACATGCTCTCCACCATCGCGCGAACGTACCACATGGGGTGGAAGACCCTGATGGAGGTCAATGCGCTTACCAGCGAGATCATCAGGCCGGGCCAGACCTTGTTCATCCCTGATGTGACGCAACCTGGTTCCACAGACGCGGAAATCTCCACGGTCTCGTTCCAGAAACCGGCGCAGGGAAGCATCGTCGGAGCGTTCGGGCAACCCAGCGTCGATCCTTCCGACGAGGGAAGCCTTGATGGCGTGTTGATCCAAGGTTCTGCGGGAACTGCCGTGTATGCCGCAGCCGATGGTGATGTGGTGGATGCCGGATACGAACAGAAAGGGCGGGGACGGTTCGTCGTGATCAGTCACGCTGATGGCTATCGGACCAATTACGCCCATCTGGAAAACGTTGATGTAAAAAGCGGGGTGAAAGTCGCCAAGGGACAGGTGATCGGTTCCATGGGAAGCAGTGGGACGGAATTCATCGAACCGACGTTGTATTTTGCCATCGAACAAAACGGGATCAGTCTGAATCCCGCCGATTTCTTCTAA
- a CDS encoding CvpA family protein — translation MTMTIGFAGFNTVDIVIMVLLLIGGIGGAITGFAISFSRTAGYVAGLFLALAFTTQISAKLAQTFTMKPVLSSLCAFLLLFIIGYVLLAILGSTLEKIFQLGSGLEALNRILGFFWSMLLMFFIIVVICYFLKNQTLWNVKDSFSQSQFITRLIDPLTPNAEKLITKALQ, via the coding sequence ATGACCATGACCATTGGGTTTGCCGGTTTCAATACGGTGGATATCGTCATTATGGTGTTGTTGTTGATCGGGGGCATCGGTGGGGCCATCACCGGTTTCGCCATCTCGTTTTCCCGGACGGCCGGGTATGTCGCCGGCTTGTTCCTGGCTCTGGCGTTCACCACTCAGATTTCCGCGAAACTGGCCCAGACCTTCACCATGAAACCGGTGCTTTCCTCACTGTGCGCGTTTCTTTTGTTGTTCATCATCGGATATGTGCTCCTGGCCATCCTCGGCTCGACGCTTGAGAAGATTTTCCAGCTGGGAAGCGGGCTTGAGGCGCTGAACCGTATCCTCGGCTTCTTCTGGAGCATGCTGTTGATGTTCTTCATCATCGTGGTGATCTGCTACTTCTTGAAAAACCAGACGTTGTGGAACGTCAAGGATTCCTTCAGCCAGAGCCAGTTCATCACCCGTTTGATTGATCCTCTGACACCCAACGCAGAGAAGTTGATCACCAAGGCGCTGCAGTGA
- the secA gene encoding preprotein translocase subunit SecA, whose protein sequence is MGLFETLFGTKQEKDLKALWPIVKNVNAEETWAKSLKDEDFPAQTASFRQQIAQGAQLDALLPKAFALAREASWRVLGQRQFDVQIMGAIVLHQGKIMEMKTGEGKTLSCVPAAYLNALEGKGVHIVTVNDYLAGRDSAWMGPIYRFLGLSVGVILSEMDNEARRTNYACDVTYGTNNEFGFDYLRDNMKWSAAEKIQPKHHYCIIDEIDSILIDEARTPLIISGQAEDDTKEVHGAKVVAPYLKECEKDPATGEYYEEDPLSRFDKNAAPFDAHGDYKLDEKQKSVSFTSEGMTHMEELLQRNHIITGSLYDDENFEFVHYVTQAVRALKLFHKDVDYVVADGKVQIVDEFTGRILVGRRYSDGLHQAIEAKEGIKVLAQNKTLATITFQNFFRMYDKLSGMTGTADTEAPEFMNIYKLDVVVIPTNVPCQRKDLGDLVYYNEQFKYQAICNEIKRIHATGQPILVGTISIEKSELLSSLLMKMGIRHEVLNAKNHAREALIIENAGAEGAVTIATNMAGRGTDIKLGGSPESMARKLVGTDASPEEMKEALAKVMPEWKTRYERVKELGGLYVMGTERHESRRIDNQLRGRSGRQGDPGTSRFFVSLDDNLMRLFASDNVKAMLGRIGMQDGEPIEHKMLTNAIEKAQKRVEERNFEIRKNLLEYDDVLNEQRNYLYEQRDEILLSTDLVDRVLDHCDDLTDQICDDAFKKDEPVKTIVEEMKNQFFLEITPLETSATVDDWKNHLHSLIDQNVQEKLAIVSKEQFNEFLRFNYLRQIDLRWQDHLNMLEELRGAVGLRTYAQKNPLVEYKVEGFEIFQKMLDNISLFMAQLLVRVQITRRESPTPANRQSRRVVESHAAQTSFAKESNPQAQRTQGGAGEAANTTIRRSGPKIGRNDPCPCGSGKKYKNCCGRYQ, encoded by the coding sequence ATGGGATTATTTGAAACATTGTTTGGCACCAAACAGGAAAAGGACCTGAAGGCCCTTTGGCCGATTGTCAAGAACGTCAACGCGGAGGAAACATGGGCGAAGAGTCTGAAGGACGAGGATTTCCCCGCCCAAACGGCCAGTTTCCGACAACAGATCGCCCAAGGAGCCCAGTTGGACGCCCTCCTGCCCAAAGCATTCGCCCTGGCCCGTGAGGCATCCTGGCGGGTGCTTGGCCAGCGGCAGTTCGACGTGCAGATCATGGGCGCCATCGTCCTGCATCAAGGGAAGATCATGGAAATGAAGACCGGTGAAGGAAAAACGCTTTCCTGTGTGCCGGCCGCGTATCTGAACGCATTGGAAGGCAAAGGGGTACACATCGTCACCGTCAACGACTATCTTGCCGGCCGTGACAGCGCATGGATGGGACCGATCTACCGCTTTCTTGGCCTGAGTGTCGGCGTGATCCTCTCCGAGATGGACAACGAGGCGCGCAGGACAAACTACGCCTGCGACGTTACCTATGGGACGAACAATGAATTCGGCTTCGACTACCTCAGGGACAACATGAAGTGGTCAGCCGCCGAAAAGATCCAGCCGAAACACCACTACTGCATCATCGATGAGATCGACTCCATTTTGATCGACGAGGCGAGAACCCCGTTGATCATCAGCGGACAGGCGGAGGATGACACCAAGGAAGTCCATGGCGCGAAAGTCGTCGCCCCGTATCTGAAGGAATGCGAGAAGGATCCCGCCACCGGGGAATACTACGAGGAAGACCCGCTTTCCCGGTTCGACAAGAACGCAGCGCCGTTCGACGCCCATGGTGATTACAAACTGGATGAAAAGCAGAAGAGCGTCTCCTTCACCAGTGAAGGCATGACCCATATGGAAGAGCTTTTGCAGCGCAACCACATCATCACCGGCAGCCTGTACGACGACGAGAACTTCGAGTTCGTCCACTATGTCACCCAAGCGGTGCGGGCCCTGAAGCTGTTCCACAAGGACGTTGATTACGTCGTCGCCGATGGCAAGGTCCAGATCGTCGACGAGTTCACCGGCCGTATCCTGGTCGGACGCCGGTACAGCGACGGCCTGCATCAGGCCATCGAGGCGAAGGAAGGCATCAAGGTGCTGGCCCAGAACAAGACACTGGCCACCATCACGTTCCAGAACTTCTTCCGCATGTACGACAAACTCTCCGGCATGACCGGTACGGCGGATACCGAAGCGCCGGAATTCATGAACATCTACAAGCTGGATGTCGTCGTCATCCCGACCAACGTCCCCTGCCAACGCAAGGATTTGGGTGACTTGGTCTACTACAACGAACAGTTCAAGTACCAGGCGATCTGCAATGAGATCAAACGGATCCATGCCACCGGACAGCCGATCCTCGTCGGCACGATCAGCATCGAGAAGAGCGAACTGCTCTCCTCCCTTCTGATGAAGATGGGCATCCGCCATGAGGTGCTCAACGCAAAGAACCACGCACGGGAGGCGTTGATCATCGAAAACGCCGGAGCAGAGGGGGCGGTGACCATCGCCACCAACATGGCCGGTCGTGGCACGGACATCAAGCTGGGCGGCAGCCCCGAGTCGATGGCCCGCAAACTGGTGGGGACCGACGCAAGCCCGGAAGAGATGAAGGAAGCGCTTGCCAAGGTGATGCCGGAATGGAAGACAAGGTACGAACGGGTCAAGGAACTGGGCGGACTGTACGTCATGGGTACGGAGCGGCATGAGTCACGCCGTATCGACAACCAGCTGCGCGGACGTTCAGGACGACAGGGTGATCCCGGCACCAGCCGGTTCTTCGTCTCGCTGGACGACAACCTGATGCGTCTGTTCGCCAGCGACAACGTCAAGGCGATGCTGGGAAGGATCGGCATGCAGGATGGCGAGCCGATCGAGCACAAGATGCTGACCAACGCCATCGAAAAGGCGCAGAAACGGGTTGAGGAGCGAAACTTTGAAATCCGGAAAAACCTGCTGGAGTACGATGACGTCCTGAACGAACAGCGCAATTACCTGTACGAGCAACGGGATGAAATCCTCCTTTCCACCGATCTTGTCGACCGGGTGCTGGATCACTGCGATGACCTGACCGACCAGATCTGTGATGACGCGTTCAAGAAGGATGAACCGGTCAAGACGATCGTCGAGGAGATGAAGAACCAGTTCTTCCTGGAGATCACCCCGCTGGAAACCAGCGCGACGGTGGATGACTGGAAGAATCACCTCCACTCCCTGATCGACCAGAACGTCCAGGAGAAACTGGCCATCGTCAGCAAGGAGCAATTCAACGAGTTCCTGCGGTTCAACTACCTCAGGCAGATCGACCTTCGCTGGCAGGACCACCTGAACATGCTGGAAGAACTCCGCGGAGCGGTGGGGCTGAGGACCTACGCCCAGAAGAACCCGTTGGTTGAATACAAAGTGGAAGGCTTCGAAATCTTCCAGAAAATGCTGGACAACATCTCGCTGTTCATGGCCCAGCTCCTTGTGCGTGTGCAGATCACCCGGAGAGAAAGCCCCACCCCGGCAAACCGCCAAAGCAGACGGGTCGTGGAGAGCCATGCGGCGCAAACATCCTTCGCCAAAGAAAGCAATCCCCAGGCGCAGCGAACCCAGGGAGGCGCAGGAGAAGCCGCCAACACGACAATCCGCCGCAGCGGCCCAAAGATCGGACGCAACGATCCATGCCCCTGCGGAAGCGGGAAGAAGTACAAGAACTGTTGCGGACGGTACCAGTAA